From the genome of Latilactobacillus curvatus JCM 1096 = DSM 20019:
GCGTTCGTTCCAACTTACTTAGATGGTGGCAACGGCATTGATAATGGCGTTAAAGAATTAATGACCAATAGCTTAGGCGAATACATCGATTATGCGCAGAACGCACGCCTTTGTTATGGAGTAATCGGTAGCGGGAACCGCAACTTCAACGAACAATATTGCTTAACTGCTAAACGGTATGCGGTACAATTCGATGCACCGTTTATCGCCGATTATGAGCTCCGTGGCAATGCGAAAGATGTCGCGCGGATTTATACCTTAATGGTCGCTAACGCGCAACAGCATGCCTAAAATTTAAGATTAGCCGGTAATGATGTGATTAACTCGGTGGGTTGTTGGACAATTTGGACAGCACCTGCCTTTTTGAGTTCCGCGATTGTGCCAAACCCATAACTAACACCAACTGCATTCATCGCGTTTTGCTTAGCGCCCAAGATATCATTTTGGCGATCACCCACCATCAGTAATGGTGCGGTTTGTGGTGATAGACCAAGTTCTGATAATGCGTAAGTAATGACATCCGCTTTTTTGACCCGCGTTGTCTCATCAACACTTGCTCCAAAAACACCGCTAAAGTAATCACTTAACTCTAAATGATCAATGACCTTCTTAGCGAATGGTTCTGGTTTCGAAGTCGCAATTGCCAGTTGTAAATCCTGTGCTTGCAATGCCGCTAGGGTTTCTCGCATGCCAGGATAAAGTTGATTTTCATACAACCCTTTAGGCGCATAATAGGCTTGAAAGACTTTAATAGCTTCTTGAGTAGCAGCTGCATTTAAACCAAACTCACGCATAATTGTTTCATTGAGGGGTGGCCCAATGAATGTGACCAGTTCAGCTTTGGTTTGCGTCGGCAATGATAACTCCTCAATCATATATTCCAAGGCGTTCACGATGCCTTCTTGCGAATCGGCTATCGTTCCATCCAAATCAAATAAAACGGTCCCCTTTGTCATATCAATCATCTCTCGATCTCTTATAAATTACCTTCATTTTAGCATACTCTTTGACCCTTAAACTTTCCTTATTGCTTTTTTCATAAATCTATAAACCTCTGGTCACAAAATCTTCACAAATTCCCATTATAGTATTGAGTATAGAAAAGCGAATCTTTTCTATTTCATACTACTTAACTTTTTCATTTTACTCCTCCAAAGTAAAATTAAGGTAGACGCAATCTACCACGCACGTATTATTCCCCCAAAGTAATACGTGTACCCCCTACTCCTTTTTAGATCTTCGGATCTGCTAGAAACCAGTCTCCCCAAGGCTGGTTTTTTTGTGTCCCCATCAAAAAAGCCGCCAGAACAATTTACGTTCTGGCGGCTTTTCTCATTTTTAAAGTAGGTACTGTTGCATCAGTTCAACGGTTTTGAGTTGGGCATCGTCTGATACTTTATGTTGCCCATTTTCTTCCGTCGTTAATGTCACTAATGCAGTGGCTGAACTTGGTTGCGCCTGAATTTCGGTCATAAAATCTGCCGTGAATTGATATGGCACCATCGTATCAGCAGTTCCATGATAGAAATGCAATGGACGTCCTGCCAAGTGATCAACGTGCATTGATAAGTCATACGCCGCTAACCGTGCTAGGGTATCTTCAATCGCATCTTGATACTTGGTTTGCAAGGCCGTTGGTAATTGACTAACCTGCCATTTAGCAAGTGCGACAGGCATTGGTGCGCCAATCTTATCAACGCCAATTTTGACATTCGGATATCGGGTGAGAATCGCATCGGTTGTAATGCCACCCATCGAAGTCCCTGTAACACCAATCCGTTCAGGATCAACTAAGCCTTCAGCGCTCAGTGTTGCAACCAGTTCACCAAACTCTGTGACCGACTGCATCACAATGTCCCAAAATTCAAACATTAACTCAGAAAAGAGCTGACTACCATGTCGTTTACCATGATACTTCGCATCTGGTAAGACCACGCGAAAACCAGCCTTGGCTAAAAAGTGGGCGACCATTAATTCTGACTCTTTACGGTGCGTCCAACCATGATATACAAAGACAGTTGGTAATACCGCTTTTTCTTGACCACTTGGGGCCACAATCAACGTACTGACTGCCCCAATTTGCCGTTCTTCAGTGCTAATCATCTCAAATCCTCCTCAATTGCCATTTATTTCCCGGGTAATATTAACCGAAGAATGAACCTGTAATCTTAAAACGGCGTTTGATATAAATCCGCACGCCGATTAAGAGTGCTGCAATTACGATTTGAACAAGTGGTGGCAAGACTGGATTCAAGAAACTTGGAATCAAGATTGTCACACCGTATGCCGCAACAAAGGCTAGTGTTAAGCCGATTACAACCAATGCCATCTTCCAAAATGGTGGCCGTTGTTCTTTTGGCATTTGCGTATAGCGCATTGGATAAGTCATGATGATCCCCGCAAGCGCAGCCGTAATGACAATTGATGTAATCCCAATGCTGGTTGCTGACCCCTTCGTTGAGAAATAAGCCGCAATTCCGTTAAAGGCTAGGTACATAATTAAAAAGATTAAGCCGTTATCAAGCATTTGGAGTTGAAGTGATGTTTGCTTAGGACGTTTTGGCGCGTGCAACAATTGATCAATCTTGGTTGTCACTGGACCATATACTTGTGTTGCAGGCTTGCCCTTATGTTGTTCTGCTACCATTTCTGGTAACATTTCTGCCAAGATTTCAGTTTGGCGTTCTGCTGGCACTTGTTCGGCATTTAATGCGCGTTTGAACTTAAATAAATAGTCCGCATTTTTCTTACTGAGTTTTGCTTCTAACCCTTCAATATCAACTGGTTCTGGGGTTACTGCTGGTTGTTCGTTCTTAGCCAATTGTCTTCCTCCTCAATTATCATTAAACGTTAAATCTAAATTCGATGATGTCGCCATCTTCGACCATG
Proteins encoded in this window:
- the nrdI gene encoding class Ib ribonucleoside-diphosphate reductase assembly flavoprotein NrdI → MLKNLTILYISIAGNTRSFVTDLQDYAAQQHANNPALPTITLTEISDATPFKAETEPFYAFVPTYLDGGNGIDNGVKELMTNSLGEYIDYAQNARLCYGVIGSGNRNFNEQYCLTAKRYAVQFDAPFIADYELRGNAKDVARIYTLMVANAQQHA
- a CDS encoding HAD hydrolase-like protein, yielding MIDMTKGTVLFDLDGTIADSQEGIVNALEYMIEELSLPTQTKAELVTFIGPPLNETIMREFGLNAAATQEAIKVFQAYYAPKGLYENQLYPGMRETLAALQAQDLQLAIATSKPEPFAKKVIDHLELSDYFSGVFGASVDETTRVKKADVITYALSELGLSPQTAPLLMVGDRQNDILGAKQNAMNAVGVSYGFGTIAELKKAGAVQIVQQPTELITSLPANLKF
- a CDS encoding prolyl oligopeptidase family serine peptidase, translated to MISTEERQIGAVSTLIVAPSGQEKAVLPTVFVYHGWTHRKESELMVAHFLAKAGFRVVLPDAKYHGKRHGSQLFSELMFEFWDIVMQSVTEFGELVATLSAEGLVDPERIGVTGTSMGGITTDAILTRYPNVKIGVDKIGAPMPVALAKWQVSQLPTALQTKYQDAIEDTLARLAAYDLSMHVDHLAGRPLHFYHGTADTMVPYQFTADFMTEIQAQPSSATALVTLTTEENGQHKVSDDAQLKTVELMQQYLL
- a CDS encoding DUF1129 domain-containing protein, with amino-acid sequence MAKNEQPAVTPEPVDIEGLEAKLSKKNADYLFKFKRALNAEQVPAERQTEILAEMLPEMVAEQHKGKPATQVYGPVTTKIDQLLHAPKRPKQTSLQLQMLDNGLIFLIMYLAFNGIAAYFSTKGSATSIGITSIVITAALAGIIMTYPMRYTQMPKEQRPPFWKMALVVIGLTLAFVAAYGVTILIPSFLNPVLPPLVQIVIAALLIGVRIYIKRRFKITGSFFG